The following are encoded in a window of Gossypium raimondii isolate GPD5lz chromosome 13, ASM2569854v1, whole genome shotgun sequence genomic DNA:
- the LOC105784251 gene encoding protein DETOXIFICATION 16 isoform X2, with amino-acid sequence MENLEEQRDCLESPLIPQSQQGFAKDEILGEVKKQLLLAGPLVSVNFLVFALQLISVMFVGHLGNLPLSGASMATSFASVTGFSLLGMASALDTFCGQSFGAKQYHMLGIHLQGSLLVLLTASIPLAFIWANAASILLFLGQDPEIAAEAGKYARFMLPSIFGFAIQECHIRFLQAQNNVVPMMIISGFTTLLHILVCWILVFKSGLGNKGAALANAFSYWTNALLLVLYVRTSPSCKKTWTGYSMEAFYGIRKFLKLSIPSAIMLSLEIWSFEMMVLLSGLLPNPKLETPVFAISLNTSSTIFMIPLGLSAAVSTRASNELGAGRPRAARLAVCVTLLMVVTEGTVIGTAMISGRKYWGYLYSKDEQVVKYVGQMLLLIAASHLIDGIQSVLTGVARGCGWQKIGAWINLGAYHLIGTPCSVLLAFVYHLGGKGLWTGLIVALFVQAICLAIVTLNIKWEEEAKKAVKRATNS; translated from the exons ATGGAGAACCTTGAAGAGCAAAGGGACTGCCTTGAATCCCCACTAATTCCTCAATCTCAACAGGGATTTGCCAAAGATGAGATATTGGGCGAGGTTAAAAAGCAGCTCCTGTTAGCTGGCCCTCTTGTATCTGTCAATTTCTTGGTATTTGCTTTGCAGCTTATATCAGTAATGTTTGTGGGTCATCTTGGTAACCTTCCACTTTCTGGTGCTTCAATGGCGACTTCCTTTGCTTCTGTTACTGGTTTTAGCTTGCTG GGAATGGCAAGTGCGTTAGATACATTTTGTGGTCAGTCTTTTGGAGCGAAACAGTATCACATGCTTGGTATTCACTTGCAAGGGTCCTTGCTTGTTCTACTAACAGCCAGCATTCCCTTGGCATTTATATGGGCCAATGCTGCTTCCATCCTTTTATTCTTAGGACAAGACCCGGAAATAGCGGCCGAAGCCGGTAAATACGCTCGTTTCATGCTGCCAAGCATCTTCGGTTTCGCCATCCAGGAATGCCATATCAGGTTCTTACAAGCTCAAAACAATGTGGTTCCAATGATGATAATCTCAGGATTCACAACATTACTTCACATCCTTGTTTGTTGGATACTGGTGTTCAAATCCGGTCTCGGAAACAAAGGCGCCGCTTTGGCGAACGCATTCTCGTACTGGACTAATGCTCTGCTTCTAGTATTGTATGTCAGAACCTCTCCTTCTTGTAAGAAAACTTGGACAGGTTACTCCATGGAAGCTTTCTATGGTATCCGTAAGTTCTTGAAACTATCAATTCCTTCAGCTATAATGCTCAG CCTGGAAATCTGGTCCTTTGAGATGATGGTCCTTTTATCTGGTTTGCTTCCAAATCCAAAGCTTGAAACTCCAGTTTTTGCAATCAG CCTTAATACAAGTTCAACAATTTTTATGATACCCCTTGGACTTAGTGCTGCAGTTAG CACAAGAGCTTCCAATGAACTAGGAGCCGGGCGACCGCGGGCCGCTCGACTAGCGGTCTGTGTTACGTTGTTGATGGTGGTCACTGAAGGAACCGTGATAGGCACCGCCATGATTTCGGGTCGAAAATATTGGGGTTATCTCTATAGCAAAGATGAGCAAGTGGTGAAATATGTAGGACAAATGTTGCTGCTCATTGCTGCTTCCCATCTTATTGATGGTATTCAATCTGTACTTACAG GGGTTGCTAGGGGATGTGGATGGCAAAAAATTGGGGCATGGATTAATCTGGGTGCATATCATCTTATTGGTACCCCTTGTTCAGTTCTACTAGCTTTTGTTTACCATCTTGGAGGGAAG GGACTTTGGACAGGTCTAATAGTGGCACTTTTTGTACAAGCAATATGTTTAGCCATAGTAACTCTAAACATTAAATGGGAGGAAGAA GCAAAGAAAGCTGTTAAGAGGGCAACAAATTCATAG
- the LOC105784251 gene encoding protein DETOXIFICATION 16 isoform X1, giving the protein MENLEEQRDCLESPLIPQSQQGFAKDEILGEVKKQLLLAGPLVSVNFLVFALQLISVMFVGHLGNLPLSGASMATSFASVTGFSLLKGMASALDTFCGQSFGAKQYHMLGIHLQGSLLVLLTASIPLAFIWANAASILLFLGQDPEIAAEAGKYARFMLPSIFGFAIQECHIRFLQAQNNVVPMMIISGFTTLLHILVCWILVFKSGLGNKGAALANAFSYWTNALLLVLYVRTSPSCKKTWTGYSMEAFYGIRKFLKLSIPSAIMLSLEIWSFEMMVLLSGLLPNPKLETPVFAISLNTSSTIFMIPLGLSAAVSTRASNELGAGRPRAARLAVCVTLLMVVTEGTVIGTAMISGRKYWGYLYSKDEQVVKYVGQMLLLIAASHLIDGIQSVLTGVARGCGWQKIGAWINLGAYHLIGTPCSVLLAFVYHLGGKGLWTGLIVALFVQAICLAIVTLNIKWEEEAKKAVKRATNS; this is encoded by the exons ATGGAGAACCTTGAAGAGCAAAGGGACTGCCTTGAATCCCCACTAATTCCTCAATCTCAACAGGGATTTGCCAAAGATGAGATATTGGGCGAGGTTAAAAAGCAGCTCCTGTTAGCTGGCCCTCTTGTATCTGTCAATTTCTTGGTATTTGCTTTGCAGCTTATATCAGTAATGTTTGTGGGTCATCTTGGTAACCTTCCACTTTCTGGTGCTTCAATGGCGACTTCCTTTGCTTCTGTTACTGGTTTTAGCTTGCTG AAGGGAATGGCAAGTGCGTTAGATACATTTTGTGGTCAGTCTTTTGGAGCGAAACAGTATCACATGCTTGGTATTCACTTGCAAGGGTCCTTGCTTGTTCTACTAACAGCCAGCATTCCCTTGGCATTTATATGGGCCAATGCTGCTTCCATCCTTTTATTCTTAGGACAAGACCCGGAAATAGCGGCCGAAGCCGGTAAATACGCTCGTTTCATGCTGCCAAGCATCTTCGGTTTCGCCATCCAGGAATGCCATATCAGGTTCTTACAAGCTCAAAACAATGTGGTTCCAATGATGATAATCTCAGGATTCACAACATTACTTCACATCCTTGTTTGTTGGATACTGGTGTTCAAATCCGGTCTCGGAAACAAAGGCGCCGCTTTGGCGAACGCATTCTCGTACTGGACTAATGCTCTGCTTCTAGTATTGTATGTCAGAACCTCTCCTTCTTGTAAGAAAACTTGGACAGGTTACTCCATGGAAGCTTTCTATGGTATCCGTAAGTTCTTGAAACTATCAATTCCTTCAGCTATAATGCTCAG CCTGGAAATCTGGTCCTTTGAGATGATGGTCCTTTTATCTGGTTTGCTTCCAAATCCAAAGCTTGAAACTCCAGTTTTTGCAATCAG CCTTAATACAAGTTCAACAATTTTTATGATACCCCTTGGACTTAGTGCTGCAGTTAG CACAAGAGCTTCCAATGAACTAGGAGCCGGGCGACCGCGGGCCGCTCGACTAGCGGTCTGTGTTACGTTGTTGATGGTGGTCACTGAAGGAACCGTGATAGGCACCGCCATGATTTCGGGTCGAAAATATTGGGGTTATCTCTATAGCAAAGATGAGCAAGTGGTGAAATATGTAGGACAAATGTTGCTGCTCATTGCTGCTTCCCATCTTATTGATGGTATTCAATCTGTACTTACAG GGGTTGCTAGGGGATGTGGATGGCAAAAAATTGGGGCATGGATTAATCTGGGTGCATATCATCTTATTGGTACCCCTTGTTCAGTTCTACTAGCTTTTGTTTACCATCTTGGAGGGAAG GGACTTTGGACAGGTCTAATAGTGGCACTTTTTGTACAAGCAATATGTTTAGCCATAGTAACTCTAAACATTAAATGGGAGGAAGAA GCAAAGAAAGCTGTTAAGAGGGCAACAAATTCATAG
- the LOC105781872 gene encoding transcription factor MYB36, with protein sequence MGRAPCCDKANVKKGPWSPEEDAKLKAYMEKHGTRGGNWIALPHKIGLKRCGKSCRLRWLNYLRPNIKHGGFSEEEDNIICNLYLSIGSRWSIIAAQLPGRTDNDIKNYWNTKLKKKLLGRHKQSDINTNLSDHSNNNNNQFPQGLTNSAMERLQLHLQLQALQNPIFSFYNNPALWPNILPLQQKVTIQGASNGSTPNIVMEPAAAATTPLTGDTLVDSKPVAMGPLVSSFRQGEVVDEFVGVQEGGQMAEVDGFDGLKDSMVWWSNGFDAKVGSSNCWGSASSVVQFNEMFKDYELGFNM encoded by the exons atggGTCGAGCACCTTGCTGTGACAAAGCCAATGTGAAAAAAGGACCATGGTCACCCGAAGAGGATGCTAAGCTCAAGGCTTATATGGAGAAGCATGGCACTCGTGGTGGCAATTGGATTGCTCTTCCTCACAAAATTG GTTTGAAGAGATGTGGGAAGAGTTGCAGGCTGAGATGGCTGAATTATTTGAGACCAAACATTAAACATGGTGGTTTCTCTGAAGAAGAAGACAACATCATCTGCAACCTCTATTTGAGTATTGGAAGCAG GTGGTCCATAATTGCAGCACAGCTACCTGGAAGAACAGACAATGATATAAAAAACTACTGGAACACCAAACTGAAGAAGAAACTACTTGGGAGGCACAAACAATCCGACATCAATACCAACTTGTCGGAccatagtaataataataataatcagtTCCCACAGGGTTTAACAAACTCAGCCATGGAACGTTTACAACTCCATCTTCAACTTCAAGCTCTTCAAAATCCAATCTTCTCCTTCTACAACAATCCAGCTCTATGGCCTAATATTCTTCCATTGCAACAAAAAGTAACCATCCAAGGTGCCTCCAATGGCAGTACCCCTAACATTGTTATGGAGCCTGCTGCAGCTGCTACAACACCCTTAACCGGAGACACTTTGGTGGACTCGAAACCGGTGGCAATGGGACCACTGGTTTCGAGTTTCCGGCAGGGTGAGGTGGTGGATGAGTTTGTTGGTGTACAAGAAGGTGGTCAAATGGCTGAAGTTGATGGGTTTGATGGTTTAAAGGACAGCATGGTTTGGTGGTCTAATGGGTTTGATGCAAAAGTAGGGTCTTCTAACTGTTGGGGTTCGGCTTCTTCTGTTGTTCAGTTCAATGAAATGTTCAAAGATTATGAATTGGGGTTCAATATGTAG